In Thermoanaerobacter uzonensis DSM 18761, the genomic stretch AGGTGAGATGCGAACTTTTAAGTAGCAGTATCCGGTGGTCTACCGTTAAAAAGACAGGGTATCGAGGAATCTCCGTACCCGAAAGAGTGGTCCTGTGTGAAAAAGGTGGCACAAGCGAGCATTTCGCCCTTTTGGTGAAATGCTTTTTTTAGTAATACAGGACAAATTGGGTGGCACCGCGAGTCACTTCGCCCCAATGGGCGGGGTGACTTTTTTTAATTTTCAGGAGGTGATAAAGTGGTAAACATTTCTAAAGAAGATTTTTGCGAACACAAAAAAAGAGGATATGTCTTCCCGGTCTATGCAGAAATAAACGGAGATGAATTGACGCCAATAAACATTTTTTATAGTCTTGAAGGCAAAAACAAATTTTTACTGGAAAGTGCAAATGGAGGTACTAACTGGGGGAGATATTCCTTTATAGGAAAAGACCCATATTTATCAATTCTAAGTTACAACAGAGATATAAAAATTATCACAGACAGAGAAGAGCATAGAAAAGGTATGGCCTTTGAAGAGATAAAAAATGTTTTACAGGTTAATTATAATCCTTTAGGACTTGATATTCCTTTTGTAGGGGGGGCTGTGGGTTATGTATCTTACGATACGATAAGGCTTTATGAAAGACTGCTGGATAAAAACCCTGATGAAATAAATATACCGGATGTATACTTTATGTTTTATAAAAGTTTTATTTGCTATGACCACTTTAAACACAGAATCTATGTTGTTTATAATGTGTATCCTGAGGAAGACGTAGAATATGAAGAAGTTTTGCAAAAAATTAATGAACTTTTGCAAGAGGTAAAATCAAATGCTCCTCAATTTCATGACCTTCCATCGCAACAAGAAAAGGAAATTTATTACAATTTTACAAAAGAAGAGTTTTGTAAAATTGTTGAAAAAGCAAAAGAATACATCGAAAAAGGAGACATATTCCAAGTAGTGTTGTCTCAAAGGTTAAAAGCAGCAGTAAGCTCCCACCCTTTCGAGATATACAGAAGATTAAGGTCAAAAAATCCATCTCCATATCTTTTTTACATCGATTTTGGTGATTTTCAGCTTCTTGGTTCTTCACCTGAAAGCCTTGTAAGTGTTTTTGGAGACAAAGTGACTACAAATCCAATAGCGGGTACAAGGCGAAGAGGAAAAGATGAAGAAGAAGATTTAAGACTTAAAGAGGAACTTTTAAAAGATGAAAAGGAAAGGGCAGAGCATGTGATGCTAGTTGACCTTGGAAGAAATGACATAGGAAAAGTTAGTGAATTTGGAAGTGTAAAAATAGAGCGTTTTATGGAAGTAGATTTTTACTCTCATGTAATGCACATTGTATCGACTGTTTCAGGAAAGCTAAAAAGAGGACTTACGGCTTTTGATGCTCTTATAGCTTGTCTTCCTGCAGGTACAGTTTCTGGGGCACCAAAAATAAGGGCGATGGAAATAATAGACGAACTTGAAAATGTGAGAAGGTCTTTTTACGCAGGAGCTGTTGGTTATTTTTCCTACAATGGCAATATGGATATGTGCATAGCAATAAGGACTATTCTCTTCAAGGAAGGTTATGCTTACCTTCAAGCGGGAGCAGGTATTGTATATGATTCAATTCCTGAAATGGAATATTACGAAACTTTAAATAAGGCAATGGCTCTTAAGGAGGTTCTTTGATGATTCTGATTATAGATAATTACGATTCCTTTACCTATAATCTTTATCAATATGTGGGAGAAATGCACAAAGAAATATTTGTAATAAGAAATGATGAAGTGGCTGTTAAAGACATTGAAAAACTGAATCCCGAAAAAATTATATTATCACCTGGACCGGGAAGGCCTGAAAATGCAGGCATATGCGTTGATGTCATTAAAAGTTTAGGGGACAAAATTCCAATATTAGGAATATGTCTTGGCCACCAAGCGATTGGATATGCATATGGTGCAAAAATTGTGAAAGCAGATAAGATAATGCATGGCAAAACTTCTCTCGTATTTCACGAAGGTGAAAAAATATTTAAAGATATTAAGAATCCCATAGAGGCAATGAGATATCATTCTCTTGTTATTGACAGACAAACCCTTCCAAGAGATTTAGAAATTACAGCCTATACAGAGGAAGGAGTGATTATGGGAGTAAGGCATAAAATGTACCCTGTATATGGTTTACAGTTTCATCCAGAGTCTATCTTGACAGAGCAGGGGAAAGAAATTTTAAGAAATTTTTTGGAGGTGGGATACCATGTTACAAGAAGCTATTAAAAAAATTGTTTTAAAGGAAAGTCTTGAAGAAAAAGAAGCTTATGCTGTTATGAATGAAATTATGAGTGGTAATGCAACTCCTTCTTTAATAGGGGGCATATTAATAGGACTACGATTAAAAGGTGAAAGCGTGGAAGAAATAACAGGTTTCGCGAAGGCAATGAGAGACAATGCAATAAAAGTAGAACTTGCCTCTAACTATGTGATAGATACTTGTGGGACAGGAGGTGACGGTGGAAAGACATTCAATATTTCAACGGCAGTTGCTATAATTGCTTCAACTGCGGGTGTAAAAGTTGCAAAACATGGCAACAGAGCTGTTTCGAGCAGGAGCGGCAGTGCTGATGTTTTGAGGGAATTGGGATTTGACATTGAGGCAGAACCACAAAAGACAAAAAAATTAATTGAAGAAAAAGGAATGGGATTTTTATTCGCACCTAAATATCACGTTGCAATGAAAAACGTAGCAGGCATTAGAAAAGAGTTAGGCACAAGAACGGTATTTAATGTTTTAGGACCATTGACAAATCCCGCATTTGTAAAAGGACAGGTGTTAGGAGTTTACGATAAAGAATTGATTCATCCTCTTGCTGAAGTACTTTTAAGATTGGGAATTGAAAAGGCTATGGTGGTCCACGGCTTTGATGGCCTTGATGAAATAACTACTACTTCTCCTACTTTTGTCAGTGAAGTAAAAGAAGGCAAAGTCATTGATTATGTGATAGACCCAGGAGATTACGGTATCCCTTATGCAAAACTTGAAGATTTAGAAGGCAAAGACGCTAAAGAAAATGCTCAAATAATTTTGAACATTTTGAGAGGTGAAAAAGGGCCAAAAAGAGATATAGTCGTTTTAAACGCAGCAGCAGCCTTATATATAGGAAAAGTTGTGGAAGATTTAAAAGAAGGAATAAAAGTGGCAAATTATCTAATAGATACGGGTTTAGCTCTTGATAAGCTTACCGAGATTTTGGAGTACCAAAGGAGGCTTAGTTGATGGTATTAGATGAGATTGTGAGACACAAAAAAAAGGAGGTGGAAGAGAAAAAAAGAATAAAGCCAGTAGAGGAACTAATTAACGAAATTAAAGGAGGCTATTCTGGCAGTTTCAAGAAAGCACTTCAAAAAGAGGGTATATCAATTATTGGGGAGATAAAAAAAGCCTCTCCCTCCAAAGGAATTATAAAAGAAGACTTTGATTCAGTAAAAATTGCAAAAGTGTATGAGAAAGTTGATATTGACGCTATTTCCGTTTTGACAGAGAAGGAATTTTTTAAAGGGGATGACAACTATATCAGGGAAGTAAAAAAAGTGAGTTCAAAACCTATTTTGAGAAAAGATTTTATTGTGGATGAATACCAAATATATGAATCAAAAATTTTAGGAGCCGATGCAGTACTTCTCATTGTTTCCGTATTAGGGGACAAATTAAGAGATTTTTATAATTTGTCTAAAAGTGTAGGTTTAGATGCGCTTGTGGAAGTTCATGACAGACAACAGCTTGCAATAGCATTAGAAGCTGAATGTGACATAATAGGTATAAATAACAGAGACCTCAAAACTTTTAATGTAGATATAAACACAACAGAAAATTTGATTAAACATATACCTCAAAGTACAATAATTGTTTCCGAAAGTGGAATAAAAATACCTGAAGATATAAGGTATTTAGCTTCATTGAGGGTAGATGCCGTATTAATTGGCGAGACTTTTATGAAAATTATAGATGATATTGACAAAATCACTGATTTTGTAAGGGAGGCAAAAGGAGGAGGATAAATTGGTAAAAGTAAAAATTTGCGGACTGAGAAGGAAAGAGGATATTGAATATGCCAATGAGCTAAAACCTGATTATGTAGGATTTGTCTTTGCAAAAAGCAAAAGACAAGTAGAGGTAGAACAGGCTTTATACCTCATAAGCCTTCTTGATAGAGAGATCAAAACAGTAGGAGTTTTTGTAAATGAACCAGTGGGAAATGCATTAAAGATAGCTCAAACACTAAATCTCGATGTTTTACAGTTTCACGGTGATGAAACACAGGATTATATAGATAATTTTAAAAATTTCACAGTGTGGAAGGCAATACGCATAAAAGACAAAGAAGATTTGGAAAAAACAAAAGAATTTAGAGCAAACAGTTTTGTATTTGACACTTTGACAAAAAACGAATACGGTGGTACAGGAAAAACATTTAATTGGGAAGTTTTGAAGGGGATTGAATTGAATGTTCCAATAATTTTGGCAGGAGGGCTAAATGAAAACAATGTAGAGGAAGCTATAAAAATAGTAAATCCCTATGCTGTTGACGTCTCCAGTGGCGTTGAGACAGAAGGTTATAAAGATTTTAAAAAAATGAAATCATTTATTGAAAAAGTGAGGGGTATTCGATGAATGGAAGATTTGGACGTTTTGGAGGTCAGTATGTGCCAGAGACTTTGATGAATGCGCTTATAGAATTAGAAAGAGAATTTGAAAAAGCTAAACAGGATAAAGATTTCATGGAAGAATATAGGTATTACTTGAGGGAATATTCAGGAAGGCCTACACCTTTGTATTATGCTGAGAATCTTACTAAAAAGCTGGGTGGGGCAAAGATTTATCTAAAGAGGGAAGACCTAAACCACACAGGAGCCCATAAAATAAACAACGTATTGGGACAGATTTTATTGGCAAAACGGATGAATAAAAAGAGAGTTATAGCTGAGACAGGAGCAGGACAGCATGGAGTGGCAACTGCTACAGCTGCTGCAATGTTTGGAATGGAATGCGAAATATTCATGGGAGAAGAAGATATAAAAAGGCAATCTTTAAACGTCTTTAGGATGAAACTTTTAGGTGCAAAAGTGACGCCAGTAACTACAGGGACAAAAACACTTAAAGATGCAGTAAATGAAGCAATAAGAGATTGGGTGACAAATGTAGATAATACTTTTTATGTGATGGGTTCTGTTGTTGGTCCTCATCCTTATCCTACTATGGTGAGAGATTTTCAAAGAGTGATAGGGGATGAGGCAAAAGAACAAATTCTTCAAAAAGAAGGAAGACTTCCTGATTATGTGATTGCTTGTGTTGGCGGAGGCAGTAATTCCATGGGAATTTTCTATCCCTTTATTGAAGATAAAGAGGTAAAATTAATAGGTGTAGAGGCTGCAGGAGAAGGGATTGAAACAGGGAAACATGCAGCTACAATGGCGAAAGGTTCTGTAGGAGTATTGCACGGCATGATGACTTATCTTTTACAGGATGAAGAGGGGAGAATAATGCCAGTATACTCTATATCTGCAGGACTTGATTATCCAGGTGTAGGTCCAGAACATGCCTTTTTAAAAGAAAGTAATAGAGCAGAGTATGTGTATGCGACAGACGAAGAAGCATTGGCGGCTTTTATGGACTTATCTCAAATAGAAGGAATAATACCAGCTTTAGAGAGTGCTCACGCTTTGGCATATGCTATGAAACTGGCTCCAAATTTAAGGAAAGACAATATTATCATTGTAAATTTGTCAGGCAGAGGAGATAAAGACGTAAATACAGTTGCGAAAGTATTGGGGGTGGAGTTATGAATAGGATAGACAAAAAGTTTGAAGCCTTAAAAGGAGAAGGGCGCAAAGCTTTAATAGCCTTTATAACAGCGGGAGACCCGGATATAGAGACGACTTATGATATAGTCTTGGCTTTGGAAGAAGCAGGAGCGGATATAATAGAACTGGGAATACCTTATTCTGATCCCTTAGCTGATGGACCTACAATACAGGCTTCTTCACAAAGAGCCTTAAATAAAGGTGTAAAAATACCTGATATAATGAAAATAGTAGAAAAAATAAGGTTAAAAAGTGATATCCCTCTGGTTTACCTTGTCTACTATAACTCTATATTCAAATATGGCATACAAAAATTTTTAAAAGAGTCAAAAGATGTAGGGATAGATGGGCTTATCATACCAGACTTGCCTATTGAAGAGAGAAAAGATATTTTAGAAGAAGCAGATAAATACGATATTTATTTAATACCTTTAGTTGCTCCCACATCAAAAGAGAGGATAAAATTAATTACGCAAAACGGGAAAGGATTTGTATATTGCGTATCAATTACAGGTGTGACAGGTGCGAGGGAGGATATTGAAACTGACATTGAAGAATATATGAAGACAGTCTCTCAATACACCAATATGCCAAAGGCAATAGGGTTTGGCATATCTACTCCGGAGATGGCGAAAAAATTAAAAGATTTCAGTGATGGAATTATTGTAGGGAGTGCCCTTGTAGAAAGAATTGCTAAAGGGTATAATAAATCTGAAATGCTGCAGAAAGTTAAGAGCTTTGTATCCAACTTAAAAGAAGTTTTATGAAGGTGATGAAAATGAACCTTAAAATAATTGGCGATAAAAATAATAAAATATCAGTAAAAATTGGGAATATAACTATTGGTAAAGACAAACTTATAATAGCAGGACCCTGCGCTGTTGAGAATGAGGAAATGCTTGTAAAAATAGCAGAAAAAGTTAAAAGCTGGAGCGCAAATGCTTTAAGAGGAGGAGCTTATAAGCCCCGCACCTCTCCTTATTCTTTTCAAGGTTTAGGGATTGATGGACTTAAAATGCTGAGAAATGTAGGCGATATGTTTAATTTGCCTGTTGTAACTGAAGTTTTGGATGTGAGGGATGTTGAAATTGTTGAAAGATATGCTGATGTTTTTCAAATAGGTTCAAGAAATATGCAGAATTTTTCACTTCTCAAAGAGGTAGGAAAAACCAAAAAGCCTGTTTTGTTAAAGCGGGGGTTTTCAGCCACATATGAGGAGTGGCTTTATGCAGCGGAATATATTGCTATTGAAGGAAACGCCAACATCATCATGTGTGAAAGAGGTATAAGGACTTTTGAAACTTATACGCGAAATACTTTAGATATAACTGCTATTCCAGTAATTCATGAACTTTCAAACTTGCCTATTATCGCAGATGTAAGCCATGGTACAGGGAAACGAAGCTTAATTATACCAATGGCGAAGGCTGCAATAGCTGCTGGTGCAGATGGAATAATGGTGGAAGTTCACCCTGAGCCCAATAAAGCATTATCTGATGGAGAACAGTCCCTTGATTTTTCCCAATTTGAAGAATTGATGAGAGAGATAAAAAGCTATTGAAATTTTGCGTGAGAAAATATATAATAGAAGTAACAGAAAATAATTATCTAAGGAAAATAATTTTAGAAAGTAGGGATAGCATGGTAGAGCTAAATAAAAAAGCTCCTGACTTTACTTTAAATACTCATGATGGAAAACAAGTTTCTCTTTCAGATTTTTTAGGTAAAAAGGTTGTTTTATACTTTTATCCAAAAGATAACACTCCAGGTTGTACAAAAGAAGCTGTTTCTTTTAGGGACAACATAAAGTCAATAGAAGAGAAAAATGCTGTTGTAATAGGTATAAGTTTAGATGATGAAACTTCTCATAAAAAGTTTATTGAAAAATTCAATCTTCCTTTTATTCTTCTAAGTGACAAAGATACGAATGTGTCTACAGAATATGAGGTATACAAAGAAAAAAACATGTATGGCAAAAAGAAAATGGGAATAGAAAGGTCAACTTTTATCATTGACTCTGAAGGAATTGTTAGGAAAATATTTAGAAGGGTAAAAGTAGATGGACACGTTGAAGAGGTATTAAAGGCGCTAGATGAAATATAAAAAAGTTTAGGGAAAGCCCTAAACTTTTTTCTTATATCTTGTCAAGAGCTTGTTTAAAGTCTTTTATAATATCTTCTATCTCCTCTATTCCAACAGAAACTCTTATAAGTCCTTCTGAAATTCCTAACGCGTTTAATTCTTCCTTGCTGAGAGACCTATGGGAAGTGGATTTTGGATGAGTTATCATGGTTTGTACTCCTGCCAGTGAGGGAGCAAATTTCACCAGTTTCAGCTCTTGCATAAACTTATCTACTTCAGGTTCTCCACCTTCTATTTCAAAACTTAACATACCTCCAAACTCATCTTTAAACAACTTCTTTGAAATACTGTAATCAGGGTGAGAGGGAAGTCCAGGATAATACACTTTTTT encodes the following:
- the trpB gene encoding tryptophan synthase subunit beta, translating into MNGRFGRFGGQYVPETLMNALIELEREFEKAKQDKDFMEEYRYYLREYSGRPTPLYYAENLTKKLGGAKIYLKREDLNHTGAHKINNVLGQILLAKRMNKKRVIAETGAGQHGVATATAAAMFGMECEIFMGEEDIKRQSLNVFRMKLLGAKVTPVTTGTKTLKDAVNEAIRDWVTNVDNTFYVMGSVVGPHPYPTMVRDFQRVIGDEAKEQILQKEGRLPDYVIACVGGGSNSMGIFYPFIEDKEVKLIGVEAAGEGIETGKHAATMAKGSVGVLHGMMTYLLQDEEGRIMPVYSISAGLDYPGVGPEHAFLKESNRAEYVYATDEEALAAFMDLSQIEGIIPALESAHALAYAMKLAPNLRKDNIIIVNLSGRGDKDVNTVAKVLGVEL
- the trpC gene encoding indole-3-glycerol phosphate synthase TrpC; translation: MVLDEIVRHKKKEVEEKKRIKPVEELINEIKGGYSGSFKKALQKEGISIIGEIKKASPSKGIIKEDFDSVKIAKVYEKVDIDAISVLTEKEFFKGDDNYIREVKKVSSKPILRKDFIVDEYQIYESKILGADAVLLIVSVLGDKLRDFYNLSKSVGLDALVEVHDRQQLAIALEAECDIIGINNRDLKTFNVDINTTENLIKHIPQSTIIVSESGIKIPEDIRYLASLRVDAVLIGETFMKIIDDIDKITDFVREAKGGG
- the bcp gene encoding thioredoxin-dependent thiol peroxidase; translation: MVELNKKAPDFTLNTHDGKQVSLSDFLGKKVVLYFYPKDNTPGCTKEAVSFRDNIKSIEEKNAVVIGISLDDETSHKKFIEKFNLPFILLSDKDTNVSTEYEVYKEKNMYGKKKMGIERSTFIIDSEGIVRKIFRRVKVDGHVEEVLKALDEI
- a CDS encoding anthranilate synthase component II, coding for MILIIDNYDSFTYNLYQYVGEMHKEIFVIRNDEVAVKDIEKLNPEKIILSPGPGRPENAGICVDVIKSLGDKIPILGICLGHQAIGYAYGAKIVKADKIMHGKTSLVFHEGEKIFKDIKNPIEAMRYHSLVIDRQTLPRDLEITAYTEEGVIMGVRHKMYPVYGLQFHPESILTEQGKEILRNFLEVGYHVTRSY
- the trpE gene encoding anthranilate synthase component I; the protein is MVNISKEDFCEHKKRGYVFPVYAEINGDELTPINIFYSLEGKNKFLLESANGGTNWGRYSFIGKDPYLSILSYNRDIKIITDREEHRKGMAFEEIKNVLQVNYNPLGLDIPFVGGAVGYVSYDTIRLYERLLDKNPDEINIPDVYFMFYKSFICYDHFKHRIYVVYNVYPEEDVEYEEVLQKINELLQEVKSNAPQFHDLPSQQEKEIYYNFTKEEFCKIVEKAKEYIEKGDIFQVVLSQRLKAAVSSHPFEIYRRLRSKNPSPYLFYIDFGDFQLLGSSPESLVSVFGDKVTTNPIAGTRRRGKDEEEDLRLKEELLKDEKERAEHVMLVDLGRNDIGKVSEFGSVKIERFMEVDFYSHVMHIVSTVSGKLKRGLTAFDALIACLPAGTVSGAPKIRAMEIIDELENVRRSFYAGAVGYFSYNGNMDMCIAIRTILFKEGYAYLQAGAGIVYDSIPEMEYYETLNKAMALKEVL
- the trpD gene encoding anthranilate phosphoribosyltransferase; this translates as MLQEAIKKIVLKESLEEKEAYAVMNEIMSGNATPSLIGGILIGLRLKGESVEEITGFAKAMRDNAIKVELASNYVIDTCGTGGDGGKTFNISTAVAIIASTAGVKVAKHGNRAVSSRSGSADVLRELGFDIEAEPQKTKKLIEEKGMGFLFAPKYHVAMKNVAGIRKELGTRTVFNVLGPLTNPAFVKGQVLGVYDKELIHPLAEVLLRLGIEKAMVVHGFDGLDEITTTSPTFVSEVKEGKVIDYVIDPGDYGIPYAKLEDLEGKDAKENAQIILNILRGEKGPKRDIVVLNAAAALYIGKVVEDLKEGIKVANYLIDTGLALDKLTEILEYQRRLS
- the aroF gene encoding 3-deoxy-7-phosphoheptulonate synthase, translating into MNLKIIGDKNNKISVKIGNITIGKDKLIIAGPCAVENEEMLVKIAEKVKSWSANALRGGAYKPRTSPYSFQGLGIDGLKMLRNVGDMFNLPVVTEVLDVRDVEIVERYADVFQIGSRNMQNFSLLKEVGKTKKPVLLKRGFSATYEEWLYAAEYIAIEGNANIIMCERGIRTFETYTRNTLDITAIPVIHELSNLPIIADVSHGTGKRSLIIPMAKAAIAAGADGIMVEVHPEPNKALSDGEQSLDFSQFEELMREIKSY
- a CDS encoding phosphoribosylanthranilate isomerase, translating into MVKVKICGLRRKEDIEYANELKPDYVGFVFAKSKRQVEVEQALYLISLLDREIKTVGVFVNEPVGNALKIAQTLNLDVLQFHGDETQDYIDNFKNFTVWKAIRIKDKEDLEKTKEFRANSFVFDTLTKNEYGGTGKTFNWEVLKGIELNVPIILAGGLNENNVEEAIKIVNPYAVDVSSGVETEGYKDFKKMKSFIEKVRGIR
- the trpA gene encoding tryptophan synthase subunit alpha, whose product is MNRIDKKFEALKGEGRKALIAFITAGDPDIETTYDIVLALEEAGADIIELGIPYSDPLADGPTIQASSQRALNKGVKIPDIMKIVEKIRLKSDIPLVYLVYYNSIFKYGIQKFLKESKDVGIDGLIIPDLPIEERKDILEEADKYDIYLIPLVAPTSKERIKLITQNGKGFVYCVSITGVTGAREDIETDIEEYMKTVSQYTNMPKAIGFGISTPEMAKKLKDFSDGIIVGSALVERIAKGYNKSEMLQKVKSFVSNLKEVL